One part of the Anaerofustis stercorihominis DSM 17244 genome encodes these proteins:
- the argC gene encoding N-acetyl-gamma-glutamyl-phosphate reductase, producing MINVGILGATGYTGAILVSILKKHKEVGNIKLGSHSYVGQDFSDVYKAFKDIEDGECLDSDMNEFADECDVVFMALPHGVASKVVTKEVLEKTKVIDLGADFRLSDIDTYEEWYKTKHYGEDVLSESVYGLCEIERENIKGTRLLANPGCYTTCSILSLYPLVKEKLIDINSIIIDAKSGVSGAGRKAATGSLFCECNESIKVYGIGTHRHTPEIEEQLSKLGEDITLSFTPHLVPMNKGILTTIYANVNEGVGESDIKEAYEKYYKDEYFIRLRETGDLPVTNYVKGTNILDTSFVLDKRVNRVIVSSVIDNLMKGASSQAVQNMNIMFGFGEKEGIDFVPMYI from the coding sequence ATGATAAATGTCGGTATTTTGGGAGCTACGGGTTATACCGGAGCGATCCTTGTAAGTATACTTAAAAAACATAAAGAAGTAGGAAATATAAAGCTGGGTTCCCACAGTTATGTTGGGCAGGATTTCAGCGATGTATATAAGGCTTTTAAAGATATAGAAGACGGAGAATGTCTGGATAGTGATATGAATGAATTTGCGGATGAATGCGATGTGGTATTCATGGCTCTTCCTCACGGAGTAGCTTCAAAAGTCGTAACTAAGGAAGTCTTGGAAAAAACAAAGGTGATAGACCTTGGGGCGGATTTCAGGCTCAGTGATATAGATACATATGAAGAATGGTACAAGACAAAACATTACGGCGAAGATGTGCTCAGTGAAAGTGTCTACGGTTTATGTGAAATAGAAAGAGAAAATATCAAAGGAACGAGACTTCTTGCAAATCCGGGATGTTACACTACTTGTTCCATATTATCTCTTTATCCTTTGGTAAAGGAAAAACTTATAGATATAAATTCTATCATTATAGACGCAAAGTCGGGTGTCAGCGGAGCGGGCAGAAAAGCCGCGACCGGGTCTTTATTCTGCGAATGCAACGAAAGCATAAAAGTGTATGGAATAGGAACTCACAGACACACTCCGGAAATAGAAGAGCAGTTATCCAAGCTTGGAGAAGATATAACTTTATCTTTCACTCCTCATTTGGTACCTATGAACAAAGGGATTTTGACTACTATTTATGCAAATGTAAACGAGGGAGTAGGGGAAAGTGATATAAAAGAAGCTTATGAAAAATATTACAAAGATGAATATTTTATAAGGCTGAGAGAAACGGGAGACCTTCCCGTAACCAATTACGTAAAAGGAACTAATATCTTAGATACGAGCTTTGTTCTCGATAAGAGAGTGAACAGAGTCATAGTATCAAGCGTTATCGATAACCTTATGAAAGGTGCTTCATCACAGGCGGTGCAGAATATGAACATAATGTTCGGCTTTGGTGAAAAAGAAGGGATTGATTTTGTTCCTATGTATATATGA
- the coaE gene encoding dephospho-CoA kinase (Dephospho-CoA kinase (CoaE) performs the final step in coenzyme A biosynthesis.) — translation MKIIGLTGSIGTGKSSASEILNKEFDIPIIDADKISREAVEKGSRGLNKIENEFGKEFITENGELNRIKMGALVFSDEKARIKLNDIVHPEVTNRFNELVNKYRNQEEPYVVYDCPLLIEEKLTGFVDVVMLIYTSYDIQLKRVMLRDKISKEDAIKRIEAQMSPGEKIKFSDIVVNNDGNYSELKDNIKKVYQSKFSKNNTCINIH, via the coding sequence ATGAAAATAATAGGTCTTACCGGTTCAATAGGAACGGGAAAGAGTTCCGCAAGTGAAATACTCAATAAAGAATTCGATATCCCCATAATCGATGCAGATAAAATCAGCAGAGAAGCTGTGGAAAAAGGAAGCAGGGGACTAAATAAAATAGAAAATGAATTCGGCAAAGAATTTATCACGGAAAACGGAGAGCTCAACAGGATAAAAATGGGGGCTCTGGTTTTCTCCGATGAGAAAGCAAGGATAAAGTTAAATGATATCGTTCACCCCGAAGTAACGAATAGATTCAATGAGCTTGTTAATAAATATAGAAATCAAGAAGAGCCTTACGTTGTTTATGACTGCCCTTTACTCATAGAAGAAAAGCTTACGGGTTTTGTAGATGTGGTAATGCTTATTTATACTTCTTACGATATCCAGCTTAAGAGGGTAATGCTTCGGGATAAGATAAGTAAGGAAGACGCAATAAAGAGGATAGAAGCTCAAATGAGTCCGGGAGAGAAAATAAAGTTTTCGGATATAGTCGTAAATAATGACGGGAATTACAGTGAGCTAAAAGATAATATCAAAAAAGTATATCAGAGTAAATTTTCTAAAAATAATACTTGCATAAATATACATTAA